AGGAGACTCGACAGATAATGTTGTGAATGGCTTTCTCGAGCTGCTTTACTTCTCAGCCTGGAACAGTCTCTCGATCTCAAGGAActcatctccttgagctccgGGAGTCGGAAGTAGGCCCAAACAATGGCCAGGATACTGCATGGGCCATAGATAAACCCGATAGGAGCCCGTATCAGCATCTTTCTCATATATGAGTACCGTATCTTTTTGCAATTCACATTCCAAACAATGTGCAAGTCAAGAGGGAGAGCTCCCATGTACAGAGTTCTTCGTTTGAGGGTTCTACCGAGCGAGAGGTGGATCGATGACGATAATGAACCCACTGGGCCACTTCTTTGGTCAAGCCTCCTTTCCCTATCGGAGCTCTGCCCGACATCTGAAAAGTGCACCACAAACTATTCAAGCGATTCTCCAAGCGAGAGATCGATCTCCTCACTGTCCCCCAGCCCGTTCTCCCCAGGGGCACCCTGGGCTTTTCGCTCGACCCCAGAACAAGAAGCCTCGTGTATAAATAGTGTATATAATAGCAAGCTACTGTTCCCAGTTGAAGAGCGTACGTGAACCACGAGTGCGCTCTAAACCTGTTGGCCAGAAGTAGTAAAGTAGCCTGTTGTCGCGGACCACGAGACCACCACGAGACATCTTAGCCGTAAGCCTTTTTATGAGCTCTGGACTACAAATCCCACAGTCCTGTAGTCAAGTGTAGTCAAGTAGAGTATCAGCATCaactgtacagtaagaTACTTGCATCATAAAGCATACAGTAACAAGTTACCTTGTACTACTGGTAGTGGTTGTACAGGggtactgtagatacaCCAGTCGAAAGTGTGCTTCATAGGtgcctcttcttcagccCTTTGCCCATTCGAGAAcaaagtacatactgtacatactttactgtacattacttgtacaagtgtacaCTACATAGGTACATGCTTGTACTGAACTGCAACGATCTGTCTGATAGTGGAGCAATGGAACGTCAAAAGAGCTGAGATATCGTTTCATCTCCAATCGATCTTACTGTATTCCAAATCCAGCCCAATCTCCCCTACTTTTTCCCCCTAGAGCCACCAGATAAGTGGCTGCTAGACCAGCGGTTCTCAGCATCATGCTGAGGAATGCATGTGAGTTTCAGAAAGTAGGACAACAAGTAGAGTCTAGAGCTGGAACAAGTAGTCGAGATAGAAGGCTTCTGTTTGTCTATTGCGAGTATtcgtattgtacttgcGCTGTAACGCACTTCTATAACGACTCAATTGAACTCCtacggtatgtactcgACTCCTACCACTCAACTCCTACCACTCAACTCCTACCACTCAACTCCTACCACTCAACTCCTACCACTCAACTTCAAAGCCCGAATCTTACACCAAACCATCACCGACCTCGCTTGCAACCTCCAACACGTCATCGCTCACCAACGTTGTCTGGCAAAGACTTTCTGAGACCTTCCGTGCTTGCAGCGTTTGGGTTGGACTGCAGATGGTGCAGGGGAAGCAACCATCTCGGGGGATGGGATTTCACAGGAGATGGACCGCGTATAACCCAAGTGAgcacgtcacgtgactgtaTCGtgctgtcacgtgagcatACACGTGACACGAGAATGAGATCCATCCTCCAGACCCGGGCCAATCAGAAAGTCGCTAAGACCCACTCCAGACGGTCACTATTATCCGATTGGCAAGAGGCGTCGCACCAACTTAAAAGACGATTCGATTAGTCTCAGGGTGTGAGTCGTCGGAGCCCACTTTTTCAGTTCAACACGCCCACCGGGATCGGAAATGGCTGGTTTTTGGGTGTTTATAGAACCATCTCCCGCCTCGTTACCGTCCGACAATTCGTGTCACGTGTTTTTCCGTGCTGGTTCTCTACTTGTAAGCTGTCTTTTGTCGACGACTAGTCTGCATCTTGACGTGTCCACGCATGGTAAGTTGAACATTATTGTAAGTTGTAGGCTGTGTTGTGCCGGCAACCGGAGTTGGAGTGGAGACGTTTGAGAGGGGTAATTCGGGGGATAGGGGAAAGGGAAGGGGTGGGTAATGGGGGGGGGAGGAGAATAGATttgctcacgtgacgttgGATTCTGCAGAGTATAATCGACTACCAGCTTCTCTTCTCGTCGTTGGTTGGAGCCAACTCATCCATTCTCTCCGTTAGCCGCTGGTATTTCTTTTCCAAACAATGGCCATTGTTTTCAAACCTTGGCGCCAAACTCTAGTCCCCACGCGCTAATGACAACGACATTATCATGTCGGCCGCGCAGGATATATAAGCGTGCTTCCTGCTGCCCTTCTTCCAGACTCTCAGACACACTCCGACTCCACAATGAACCGAAACGACTACGACGACAACCGAGGCAACAGCCGAAACGACTCCTACGGCAACCAGGGCCGAAACGAGGGCCGAAACGAGTCCTAcggaaacaacaactccaactacggcaacaactccaactcaaactccaactctggttttggtggtaacaactccaactctgGATTCGGCGGtaactccaactccaactccaatTACGgaaacaactccaactccaactacgGAAAACAACTCCAAAACTCCAACCTCCAACAGCTTCCCTACGgatccaactccaactccaaccaTGGTGGCAACGATTCCTACGGtaacaactccaactccaactccaactccaactacggaaacaactccaactccaactccaactacggaaacaactccaacaactccaacaactccaacaactccaactccaactccaactccaactccaactccaatgTCAACCCCTACGTTGCCAAGGGTATCAACatggtggaggaaaagTTCTTTGGAATGGACCAGAAGAACGAGACTGCCAACGAGCGAAAGTACGACCAGAAGATTGGCGAGTtcatcacctccaagaTTGGCGGCGGCAACAAgggctcctccaactctgcaaacaactccaacaactcttacggaaacaacaacaactccaacaactccaacaactcgTCTTCCGGCGGAATTGGCGTGAGTATTACAACGATAGATTGATCTGTTGCAGCACTACACAGGACTGCTCCAATCATGGTTAATTGACCACAACTAACATCAGGGCTTCATTTCTAGCCAGCTGTCTGgaaactccaactccaacaacaactccaacaactacaacaacaacaacaacaacaacaacaacagtgGAGGTGACAGCCTTCAGGACAAGCTTGGCGTGAGTATTTAATTTCCCCAGTATCGAGAGTGCGAATATTAATGGTTTTAGGGCTTCATCTCTGGCGCCATGTCcggcaacaacaagaaTGGCAACAACAATAACAATAACAATAACAATAACAATAACAACAATGGAAGCGAAGGTGGCCTGCAGGACAAGGTCACTGGATTCATTGCTGGAGCTATTGCCAAGCAGGGCCAGAAGCAAATGGAGAACCAGCTTAAGGATCAGATCGGAGTATGTatattttctttttttcacctTCCCCCCATATCAACCTACTAACACAACAGTCTTTCCTCGGTGGTGGCAAATAAGTTGCTTGTCTCCTTCCCCCAGGCGTATATTTATAGCGTAATATTAGTCCGATCGAATTGACCGTCATCACCATGGCGTGCACTTTTATGTTAGTGTTTTAGTTTCATGACGATCGCGCCAAGGTGAGGCTATCAGAGTTCATAGCGGCGATTTATGACCGTCTAAGTTGAGATGAAATTGGTGGCACgtgaggagaagctggtgtcacgtgacatatTCCGTATGGCGACTCTCGCTTCTATCCACTGTCGGGTATCTGGAAGTTCGCCTCGTTCCTGCGGTTATGatcatcttttttttctttttcgtcTAGCTTAAAattggtacttgtagttctcTATAATGATATCTGTATAGTATACCATTATTGGTATGAGTACGGTATGTCAAaagttacaagtacagtagttgtacaacttttttttgttggcCAACGGCGGTTTTGTCCCCGTGTCTCCATCTAGTAAAGCTGCTTGTAAATGGCGTCGGACATTTTGATGGTCTGCTTGATGTCCTTGACGTCATGGACTCGAACAATGTCGGCGCCCTGCTGAATAGCTGCAGTGACGGTGGCAGCCGTGCCGAGAAGTCGGTCAGCCGCAACCTCCTGGTCGGTAATTGTTCCGATAAACTTCTTTCGGCTGGTTCCAATGAGCCAGGCGTAGTTGTTGAGGTTGCCCTTGGTCCGAATGACTTCCTGGTTCTTGAGCGTCCACAGATTCTGTTTCAGGTTCTTGGCGAAACCGACACCTGGGTCAAGGATGATCTGGTGGCTTCGCAGACCCGAGTCACgagccttcttgacaatTTCCTGCATTTCACGCGCCAAAACAGccacaaactcctcctcctcggtgatgTTCACGTGGGTTGATTTTTCGTTGGCAGCGAGCGTGTATGTGTTGTTCTTAACGTCTTCTCTGCTGTGGTTCAGGATGATGGGGACACCGAGCTTGGCCACGGTGGGAAGCATTTGAGCATCGTAACAACCAGCGGTCACGTCGTTGATGATATCGGCGCCGGCCTTGATGGCTTCTTCAGCTACTTGGCTGTAGAAGGAGTCGATAGAGAGAATCACattcttgagcttctcgcACGATCTGATCTTTTCGACAACAGGAATAACCCGcttcagctcctcctccacgcTGACAGTGTCGGCTCCAGGGCGTGTGCTCTGGCCACCAATGTCAATGATATCGGCTCCCTCAGCCACCATTCGCTTAGCTTCTTCAACTGCGTTTTCCACAGTGAACTTTCCACCATCAGAAAACGAGTCAGGCGTGATGTTCATGATCCCCATGAGCTGGGTGGGTCTGTTCTTTCGTTGCTCAATGTCAAACTCCAGGAACCGGCCAGTTTCCGACTCAAGAGAGCCAACAGGAACAACCTCGTTGAGATCAGACGACTTTTGCACGTTGGAGCTCTTGGGAAGAAGACCCAGATGCTCCTTGAACGACTTCATGGTCACGGGATGAAGTCGATCGCTAGGAAGAACGTCCAACAGAGGTTTGAGCACGAAGCTTCGGTCAATAACACCGGCATGGGGAATGGTGAGTCTGGGGTGCTTGAAGACTCGATCATCGTAGAGAATAATGTCGAGATCAATGGAACGAGGACCCTTCTCGACCTCCTTGACTCGCTTGAGCTTCTCGGACTCAATGTTCTGAGTCACATCAAGCAGGGCAATGGGTTCAAGAGACGTGAACACTCGCAGAACACCGTTGATGAACCTCTGCTGGTCCTGGACAAACATGGGCTCGGAAATGTAGTAATGGGACACATCCTTGACTTCGATTCCTGCCTTCTCGAGTTCCTTAATGGCCTCAGAGATGTTGTAAAAGGGGTTTCCCACGTTGGATCCGAATGCAATATACACTTCGTGCTTCAAAGAAGcgtccttgggcttgtcttCGTTGGAAAGCACGTATTCGGACTTGAGTCGGTCCTTGGAACGGGTGATTTCAACTCCCGCAGCCTTTGCAAAGGTAAGAGCACTGGGTTTCTTCGCAGTAACAGTAGCtttttcaactccaagCTTGCTGCAAAGAACGTCAGCCACAGACGTGACCAGAGCCTCGACAGTTTTGTACTCAGAGGCCTCCACGTggtccaccaccacatccaccacaTTTCTGAAGTTGTAGGCTTTGTCAAATCCCACAGGCGAGTTCTGGGGCTTGTAGAGGATGAGATCAATGGTAATATTTTGTCTGTGGATACGCTCACCGGCGTTGATACCGATAATAGTGACGATATTCAGCCCACTGATGCTCACGACGTCGGTATGGTTTGCAGGTGTAGAAATCTTTCCAGTGTAGGGGTCGAGCTCGCGGATGATCTGGATGGTAGCAGACTGTGCCCGAAGCAGAGCACGAGGTTTGCTGACCTTGATCATGGCCCAGGCGGCTCCGCAGCCACTGGTGAGGATTCGTGTACTGATTGCATCGGCGATATGTTCCAGGGAGTTGAATTTGTTGGTTTCGACGAGTTTGGTGACTTCTTCACACACGGTTGCATAGTTGATGGAGTCGGGCAGATGGTCGAGGGCTCCGGACTTGGCGATACT
The Yarrowia lipolytica chromosome 1A, complete sequence genome window above contains:
- a CDS encoding uncharacterized protein (Compare to YALI0A02541g, similar to Saccharomyces cerevisiae FOL1 (YNL256W); ancestral locus Anc_1.104, similar to uniprot|P53848 Saccharomyces cerevisiae YNL256w FOL1 Dihydroneopterin aldolase dihydro-6- hydroxymethylpterin pyrophosphokinase dihydropteroate synthetase), with protein sequence MVSEAIPDRPLSNTASDSTRSKDVVFLKDLLLKTFIGVDAWQRNEAQPVEVSMWMKTSIAKSGALDHLPDSINYATVCEEVTKLVETNKFNSLEHIADAISTRILTSGCGAAWAMIKVSKPRALLRAQSATIQIIRELDPYTGKISTPANHTDVVSISGLNIVTIIGINAGERIHRQNITIDLILYKPQNSPVGFDKAYNFRNVVDVVVDHVEASEYKTVEALVTSVADVLCSKLGVEKATVTAKKPSALTFAKAAGVEITRSKDRLKSEYVLSNEDKPKDASLKHEVYIAFGSNVGNPFYNISEAIKELEKAGIEVKDVSHYYISEPMFVQDQQRFINGVLRVFTSLEPIALLDVTQNIESEKLKRVKEVEKGPRSIDLDIILYDDRVFKHPRLTIPHAGVIDRSFVLKPLLDVLPSDRLHPVTMKSFKEHLGLLPKSSNVQKSSDLNEVVPVGSLESETGRFLEFDIEQRKNRPTQLMGIMNITPDSFSDGGKFTVENAVEEAKRMVAEGADIIDIGGQSTRPGADTVSVEEELKRVIPVVEKIRSCEKLKNVILSIDSFYSQVAEEAIKAGADIINDVTAGCYDAQMLPTVAKLGVPIILNHSREDVKNNTYTLAANEKSTHVNITEEEEFVAVLAREMQEIVKKARDSGLRSHQIILDPGVGFAKNLKQNLWTLKNQEVIRTKGNLNNYAWLIGTSRKKFIGTITDQEVAADRLLGTAATVTAAIQQGADIVRVHDVKDIKQTIKMSDAIYKQLY
- a CDS encoding uncharacterized protein (Compare to YALI0A02497g, no similarity); protein product: MNRNDYDDNRGNSRNDSYGNQGRNEGRNESYGNNNSNYGNNSNSNSNSGFGGNNSNSGFGGNSNSNSNYGNNSNSNYGKQLQNSNLQQLPYGSNSNSNHGGNDSYGNNSNSNSNSNYGNNSNSNSNYGNNSNNSNNSNNSNSNSNSNSNSNVNPYVAKGINMVEEKFFGMDQKNETANERKYDQKIGEFITSKIGGGNKGSSNSANNSNNSYGNNNNSNNSNNSSSGGIGGFISSQLSGNSNSNNNSNNYNNNNNNNNNSGGDSLQDKLGSFLGGGK